A single Montipora foliosa isolate CH-2021 chromosome 7, ASM3666993v2, whole genome shotgun sequence DNA region contains:
- the LOC138010653 gene encoding uncharacterized protein produces MSSTRTEQVSLSDQYVLLLQETIKESRVLRDQVSQKDQDTDAKLERLLNKVEELSEKIDKDSSPSCTKGKRKRSASIQVPKQCRSDFRKMYKTLRENPDFDGFTFTQGMSNPVNKAVFVRVVEAIHHDYGGKEQCPWTSAQLKVSCEIYYKSLSNANQRKRKNTEDAHRTTCRRTGRMGAKLEHRINALEKTTWCSETKEEVRQVLTMEYTSSDESSYECDSDREEAELAAYKVKHLSWERSKLTDAKTILDEIYLRSLSARVRRSLVPRIPHSEDSEREVPQNMVGWAVRRPASTARRALITSATVMSSSSDSCNPLASSTPRVERQNRM; encoded by the exons ATGTCTTCGACTCGAACCGAGCAAGTTTCACTTTCAGACCAATATGTACTGCTGCTACAAGAAACCATCAAGGAAAGCCGGGTTCTGCGCGATCAAGTGTCACAGAAAGATCAAGACACCGATGCCAAGCTTGAAAGACTCCTGAACAAAGTCGAAGAGTTGAGCGAGAAGATTGACAAGGATTCGTCACCTTCTTGTACGAAAGGAAAACGGAAAAGAAGTGCTTCTATTCAAGTTCCAAAGCAGTGCAGA AGTGACTTTCGCAAGATGTACAAAACTCTTCGAGAAAACCCTGATTTTGATGGATTTACTTTCACTCAAGG AATGAGCAATCCAGTGAACAAGGCTGTGTTTGTCCGTGTGGTTGAAGCTATACATCATGACTATGGTGGAAAAGAACAATGCCCTTGGACAAGTGCACAACTTAAAG TAAGTTGTGAAATCTACTATAAGAGCCTTTCCAATGCAAACcagaggaaaaggaaaaacactGAGGATGCTCATAGGACAACTTGCAGAAGGACTGGGAGGATGGGAGCT AAACTTGAGCACAGAATTAATGCTCTTGAAAAGACTACTTGGTGTAGTGAGACAAAAGAGGAAGTAAGGCAGGTCCTCACAATGGAGTACACCAGCTCAGATGAGAGCAGTTATGAATGTGATTCAGATAGGGAGGAAGCAGAACTCGCTGCATACAAAGTGAAGCATCTTTCGTGGGAGCGGTCTAAATTAACAGATGCGAAGACAATCTTGGACGAAATTTATTTAAGATCCTTGTCGGCAAGAGTACGGCGCAGCCTCGTTCCAAGAATTCCACATTCTGAGGATTCAGAAAGAGAAGTCCCACAAAATATGGTTGGTTGGGCTGTAAGGAGGCCAGCATCTACAGCAAGGAGAGCGTTGATCACCTCAGCTACAGTGATGTCCTCGAGTAGTGACAGTTGCAATCCACTTGCCTCTAGTACTCCTCGAGTGGAGAGGCAGAACCGCATGTGA